GCACCGATGACATCCTGAAGACTTATCCGGCCAGCGACATCTACAAGGACCGTGTCGACTTCAGCGCGCCCCCACCCGCTGAGGCGCCGGGAGAGACGTCATGAGCCACAACCGTCTCGACGCGCCCAGGGGCCACTTCATTAATCGCGACGAACGCATCGACTTCAGCTTCGATGGCAAGCGTTACATGGGCTTCGAGGGCGACACGATCACCTCCGCGCTCTATGCCAACGGCGTCAAGACGATCTCGCGCTCGTTCAAGTATCACCGTCCGCGCGCAACGCTCTCGGCCGCCGGCCACGACGCCAACGGTCTGGTCCAGGTCGGCGACGAGCCCAACGTCAACGCCGACATCGCGCCGGTCGAAACCGGCATGGCGGTAACCGCGCAGAACGTTTTCGGCAGCGTGGACAACGACCGCGCCCAGATGCTCGACAAGATGGGCAAGTTCATGCCGGTCGGCTTCTATTACAAAGCCTTCTACAAGCCCAAGGGCAGCTGGAAGTACTGGGAAAAGTTGATCCGCCGCATGGCCGGCCTGGGCAAGGTGAACCTCGATACGCCGCACGGCTATTACGACAAGCAGTATCTGTTCTGCGACGTCTGTGTTGTCGGCGGCGGACCGGCGGGACTTGCCGCGGCACTGGAGGCCGCGCGCGCCAACAGCGAGGTCGAGGTCATCCTGATCGAGGAGAACGCGCAGCTTGGCGGCGCGCTGACCTATGCGCGGTTTGATGCCGACGGCAAGCTTGCCGCCCAACATCGCGACGAGCTGATCAACGCCGTGCGCGGCCAGTCGAACATTCGTGTCCTGGAAGGCGCCACCGCCAACGGCTGGTACACCGACAACTTCATTCCCGTGATGCAGGGCAACCGGCTCTTCAAGCTGCGCGCCAAGGCGGTGGTCGTCGCGACCGGCAGCTATGAACAGCCGCTGGTGTTCCGCAACAACGACCTGCCCGGCGTCATGTACGGCTCCGCCGCGCAGCGCCTGCTGAACCGTTATGGCGTCAAACCCGGCGAGCGCGCGGTGATCGCGACCGCCAACAACGACGGCTATGCCACCGCGCTCGACCTGCTCGACGCCGGTATCGAGGTTGCCGGCATCGCCGACCTCAACGAAACACGCAACGAGTCCGAACTGGCAAGCGCGGTGGCCGATCACGGCGTGCCCATCATCGGCGGCGCGACGGTTTACGAGGCCGAGGCCAAACCGCATCTGAACGGCATCGAGGCCGCGCGCATCGGGCGCATCACCGGCCAGGGCACCGTGGCCGAGCGGCGCGACGTCTTTGATTGCGACACCATCATCAGCTCGATCGGCTGGCAGCCCGCCGCCAACCTGATCTGGCATGCCGGCGGCAAAACGCCCTATGACGACAAGACGGCGATGTTCCACGTCACCGAACTGCCGGCGACCATGCACGCGGCCGGATCGGTCAATTCATGCTTCCTGCTGGAGACCGTGATCGACGAAGGCCGCGCCGCCGGATGGGCGGCAGTGCAGGACGCAGGTTTCGTCGGCGGCACGCGCCCGACGGTCAGGAACGATCGCGGTGAGACCGGCCAGAACCATGTGTGGCCCATCTTCGAGCACCCCAAGGGCAAGGACTTCGTCGACTTCGATGAGGACCTGCAGGTGCACGATCTGAACAACGCCGTCGCCGAAGGGTACGCGCACATCGAACTGATGAAGCGGTTCTCGACCTGCGGCATGGGGCCGAGCCAGGGCCGACACTCCTGGCTGAACGCCATTCGCCTGAACGCCAAGGCGAACGAGGTCAGCGTCAACGAAGCCGGCATGACAACCCAGCGTCCGCCCTATACGGCGGAGAAGATCGGCGTCCTGGCAGGCCGCAGCTTCGAGCCCGCGCGCCTCACCGCCATGCATCACCGGCACGGCGAAGCAGGCGCCAAGATGATGCTGGCGGGTCTTTGGTATCGGCCGGAGGTCTACAACGCCGGCAGCGATCGCGAGGCAGCGATCCGCGCGGAGGCCAAAAACGTGCGCGAGAATGTCGGCCTGATCGACGTCTCGACCCTTGGCGGTCTAGAGATCCGCGGCCCCGATGCCGCCGAGATGCTGGAGCGCATGTACACCTGGGCCTACAAAAAGCAGCAGCTTGGCCGCGCGCGTTATCTCTTGATGACCGACATGACCGGCGTCATCACCGATGACGGTGTCGCCTGCCGCTTCGACGACAACCACTTCTATGTCACCGCGACCACGTCCGGCGTCGACGGCGTCTATCGCGAGATGCTGTTCTGGAACGCCCAGTGGCGCTTGAAGGTCGATGTCACCAACGTCACCGGCGCCTTCTGCGGCGTCAACATCGCCGGTCCCAAGTCGCGCGATGTCCTACAGAAGCTGACCGACGAGGATCTCTCGGCCGAAGGTTTCCCCTATATGGGCGTGCGCCAAACCGTCGTTTCCGGCATCCCCGTGCGCCTGTTGCGCGTCGGCTTCGTCGGCGAGCTTGGTTACGAGATCCACGCCCCCGCCCATTCCGGCGAGGCGCTGTGGGACGCTCTGATGGAGGCCGGTGCCGAGCACGGCATCAAACCGTTCGGTGTTGAGTGTCAGCGACTGCTGCGTCTGGAGAAGGGCCACATCATCGTCAGTCAGGACACCGACGGCCTGACCAATCCGCTGGAAGCGGACATGGAATGGGTGCTGGCCAAGAAGCGCCCGTTCTTCGTCGGCAAACGTTCGATCGACATCCAGCGCAAGCATCTCGAACGCAAGCTGGTCGGCTTCGAAATCCCTGATCACACGGCACCGCTACCCAAGGAATGCCACCTGGTGATTCAGGACGGCGACATCGCCGGGCGCGTGACCTCGTGCAGCTGGTCGCCCAGCCTGGATAAACCGATCGGGTTGGCCTACGTGCCGTTGGCAAAGGCCGAACCCGGCAGCGGTTTCCAGGTCCGCGTCGAAGGCGGGCGCATGGTCGACTGCACGGTCGTGCCTCTGCCGTTCTATGATCCCGACAACCAGCGCCAGGAGCTTTAGGTCATGGCCGATGCCGCGCTCAAACCGACCGACCTGGTCCGACGCTCCAACCTCTATCGCGTGCTCGACTCGCTCGGCGCCCAGTACGAGGAGGTCAACGGGTTCGCCTGCGCGATGTCCTTCGGCGACGCGGGCGAGGCAAGCGCCGCCGGCAATCTGGGCATCGCCGACCTGAGCGCCTTGCCGCGCGCCGGCTACAAGGGCTGGGACATGGCGACCTGGGTTACGGCCCAGGGCATCAGTCTGGGTGAGCCGAACACCGCGACGGTCCAGGCCGACGGCTCGCTCGCCTGTCGGCTTTCTGCCGGCGAACTCTTGATGCTTGGGGGCCTTAACGGCGCCAGCGACACCATCGACCAGTTGGCCGGTGTCTGGTCGATGGCCGATGCCGTGTGTTTTCCGGTACCCCGCGCCGACACCAACTTCTGCCTGGCGCTCAGCGGCCGTCACATTCCGGAGATGATGGCCAAGATGTGCGGCATCGATCTCAGGCCCCAACGTTTTGTCGACGGCGCCATCGCCCAGACCAGCGTCGCGCGGATGAACGCGATCCTGGTTCGCCACGATCTCGGCGCCACCTACTGCTTGTTGATGGTCGCCGATTCCGCCTCGGCTGTTTACATGTGGGAATGTCTGACCGACGCCATGGCCGAATTCGACGGCCGGCCTGTCGGCTTGACCTCTTTGCGGAGCCTTACTCAATCGGCGTGATCGCCTTGTCGGGTGACAAATCCGATCAAATTCGTGACCTCAATTGATCCGATGGCCAATTTCCGCGTAGGAAAGTCGGGGAAGCCACACTCTTCCAGCGGCGCCGGAGATGGTCATGAACAAGGTAACCAACGAACTCATCCAGGATCCCCACGGATCGCTTCCTGACGAACGGAACCTGGAGGCCGCGATCGGCCATCAGGTACGATCGCTTCGCAAGAAGCTGGGCATGACCGTCAACGAGCTGGCGTCCCTCGCGGGCTTGAGCACCGGCATGTTGTCGAAGATCGAGAATGGCCTGACCTCGCCGTCGCTCACCACACTCAAATCACTTTCCCGCGCGCTGAACGTGCCGTTCACATCGCTGTTTCAACGCTTTGACGAACAGCACGACGCGACCTTCGTCAAGGCCGGTGACGGGCTGAAGATAGAGCGGCGCGGCACGCGCGCCGGCCACCAATACGCGCTGCTCGGACATTCGGTAAACAAGGCTGTGGCCGTCGAGCCCTACATGATCACGCTCAGCCATGACTCCGATGTCTTTCCTCTGTTCCAACACGACGGTCAGGAGTTCCTGTTCCTGGTCGACGGACGGATGGACTATCACCACGGCGGCCAGCGCTTCACCATGGAACCCGGCGACAGCCTGTTCTTCGACGCCGACGCGCCGCACGGGCCGGAGACCCTGCACGACCTCCCGGTCCGTTTCCTCTCGGTGATCGTCTACTCGCGCGAAGGGGCGTAAGCGCGTTTGGCGCGTTACTCCTCGCGACGGATGTAGAGGATGGGTCGGTCGCTCATCTCACGCACGACGAGATAGCCGTCGAAAGGCGTATGGAGCAGGTAATAGGTGGGGTCGGCGTTCATGTTGACGGCGATGGTGTCGCCCAGCGGAGCATAGC
This window of the Pseudomonadota bacterium genome carries:
- a CDS encoding sarcosine oxidase, whose product is MADAALKPTDLVRRSNLYRVLDSLGAQYEEVNGFACAMSFGDAGEASAAGNLGIADLSALPRAGYKGWDMATWVTAQGISLGEPNTATVQADGSLACRLSAGELLMLGGLNGASDTIDQLAGVWSMADAVCFPVPRADTNFCLALSGRHIPEMMAKMCGIDLRPQRFVDGAIAQTSVARMNAILVRHDLGATYCLLMVADSASAVYMWECLTDAMAEFDGRPVGLTSLRSLTQSA
- a CDS encoding XRE family transcriptional regulator, with amino-acid sequence MNKVTNELIQDPHGSLPDERNLEAAIGHQVRSLRKKLGMTVNELASLAGLSTGMLSKIENGLTSPSLTTLKSLSRALNVPFTSLFQRFDEQHDATFVKAGDGLKIERRGTRAGHQYALLGHSVNKAVAVEPYMITLSHDSDVFPLFQHDGQEFLFLVDGRMDYHHGGQRFTMEPGDSLFFDADAPHGPETLHDLPVRFLSVIVYSREGA
- a CDS encoding 2Fe-2S iron-sulfur cluster-binding protein — encoded protein: MSHNRLDAPRGHFINRDERIDFSFDGKRYMGFEGDTITSALYANGVKTISRSFKYHRPRATLSAAGHDANGLVQVGDEPNVNADIAPVETGMAVTAQNVFGSVDNDRAQMLDKMGKFMPVGFYYKAFYKPKGSWKYWEKLIRRMAGLGKVNLDTPHGYYDKQYLFCDVCVVGGGPAGLAAALEAARANSEVEVILIEENAQLGGALTYARFDADGKLAAQHRDELINAVRGQSNIRVLEGATANGWYTDNFIPVMQGNRLFKLRAKAVVVATGSYEQPLVFRNNDLPGVMYGSAAQRLLNRYGVKPGERAVIATANNDGYATALDLLDAGIEVAGIADLNETRNESELASAVADHGVPIIGGATVYEAEAKPHLNGIEAARIGRITGQGTVAERRDVFDCDTIISSIGWQPAANLIWHAGGKTPYDDKTAMFHVTELPATMHAAGSVNSCFLLETVIDEGRAAGWAAVQDAGFVGGTRPTVRNDRGETGQNHVWPIFEHPKGKDFVDFDEDLQVHDLNNAVAEGYAHIELMKRFSTCGMGPSQGRHSWLNAIRLNAKANEVSVNEAGMTTQRPPYTAEKIGVLAGRSFEPARLTAMHHRHGEAGAKMMLAGLWYRPEVYNAGSDREAAIRAEAKNVRENVGLIDVSTLGGLEIRGPDAAEMLERMYTWAYKKQQLGRARYLLMTDMTGVITDDGVACRFDDNHFYVTATTSGVDGVYREMLFWNAQWRLKVDVTNVTGAFCGVNIAGPKSRDVLQKLTDEDLSAEGFPYMGVRQTVVSGIPVRLLRVGFVGELGYEIHAPAHSGEALWDALMEAGAEHGIKPFGVECQRLLRLEKGHIIVSQDTDGLTNPLEADMEWVLAKKRPFFVGKRSIDIQRKHLERKLVGFEIPDHTAPLPKECHLVIQDGDIAGRVTSCSWSPSLDKPIGLAYVPLAKAEPGSGFQVRVEGGRMVDCTVVPLPFYDPDNQRQEL